The following are encoded together in the Thunnus thynnus chromosome 15, fThuThy2.1, whole genome shotgun sequence genome:
- the LOC137199045 gene encoding regulation of nuclear pre-mRNA domain-containing protein 1A-like isoform X2 codes for MSAFSEAALEKKLSELSNSQQSVQTLSLWLIHHRKHSKSIVNVWFSELRKAQVSRKLTFLYLANDVIQNSKRKGPEFTQDFAPVIVDAFKHVYREGEEGCKKQLGRVLSIWQERTVYENNLLDQLSQVLYGEKKAKKRSYEETQPDDEDFASQSSPAEPPQTAELIRALQELENAASGDSVLRQRISSLPAEVQDTSLLHRITDKESGERLSRLVEEACMLLADYSGRLAAEIDDRRQLTRTLTVFLQSQKDGLAQNEQKLEEYKRKLARVTQVRKELRSRLNNLPGGRYNSSN; via the exons ATGTCAGCTTTCTCTGAGGCAGCTTTAGAAAAGAAACTATCCGAGCTTAGCAACTCTCAGCAAAGTGTGCAGACGTTGTCGTTGTGGCTCATTCATCATAGAAAACACTCGAAGAGTATTGTCAATGTTTGGTTCAGCGAACTGAGAAAAG CTCAGGTGTCACGCAAGCTGACCTTCCTGTACTTGGCCAATGACGTCATTCAGAACAGCAAGAGGAAAGGACCAGAATTCACCCAGGACTTTGCACCAGTCATCGTCGATGCATTCAAACATGTGTACAG AGAGGGCGAGGAGGGCTGTAAGAAACAGCTGGGTCGGGTTTTGTCCATCTGGCAGGAGAGAACTGTGTACGAGAACAACCTGCTGGATCAGCTCTCACAAGTCCTAT atggagaaaaaaaggcTAAGAAGAGGTCATATGAGGAGACCCAACCAGATGACGAGGACTTTGCTTCTCAGAGTTCCCCCGCTGAGCCCCCACAG acagcgGAGTTAATCCGAGCTCTGCAAGAGCTGGAGAATGCAGCCTCTGGCGATTCAGTGCTGCGTCAGCGaatctcctctcttcctgctgAGGTGCAGGACACGTCACTACTTCACAGGATCACAG ATAAGGAGTCAGGGGAGCGGCTTTCCCGCCTGGTGGAGGAGGCCTGCATGCTGCTAGCAGACTACAGTGGCCGCTTGGCGGCAGAAATAGATGATAGGAGGCAGCTCACGCGCACACTAACGGTCTTCCTGCAAAGCCAGAAGGACGGCTTGGCCCAGAACGAGCAGAAACTTGAA GAGTACAAACGCAAACTGGCGAGGGTGACCCAGGTCCGGAAGGAGCTGCGTTCCCGTTTGAACAATCTTCCAGGAGGACGCTACAACTCTTCAAACTGA
- the LOC137199045 gene encoding regulation of nuclear pre-mRNA domain-containing protein 1A-like isoform X3: MSAFSEAALEKKLSELSNSQQSVQTLSLWLIHHRKHSKSIVNVWFSELRKAQVSRKLTFLYLANDVIQNSKRKGPEFTQDFAPVIVDAFKHVYREGEEGCKKQLGRVLSIWQERTVYENNLLDQLSQVLYGEKKAKKRSYEETQPDDEDFASQSSPAEPPQTAELIRALQELENAASGDSVLRQRISSLPAEVQDTSLLHRITGVQTQTGEGDPGPEGAAFPFEQSSRRTLQLFKLTFRHLTRYLNPPATETSQPVSLDI; the protein is encoded by the exons ATGTCAGCTTTCTCTGAGGCAGCTTTAGAAAAGAAACTATCCGAGCTTAGCAACTCTCAGCAAAGTGTGCAGACGTTGTCGTTGTGGCTCATTCATCATAGAAAACACTCGAAGAGTATTGTCAATGTTTGGTTCAGCGAACTGAGAAAAG CTCAGGTGTCACGCAAGCTGACCTTCCTGTACTTGGCCAATGACGTCATTCAGAACAGCAAGAGGAAAGGACCAGAATTCACCCAGGACTTTGCACCAGTCATCGTCGATGCATTCAAACATGTGTACAG AGAGGGCGAGGAGGGCTGTAAGAAACAGCTGGGTCGGGTTTTGTCCATCTGGCAGGAGAGAACTGTGTACGAGAACAACCTGCTGGATCAGCTCTCACAAGTCCTAT atggagaaaaaaaggcTAAGAAGAGGTCATATGAGGAGACCCAACCAGATGACGAGGACTTTGCTTCTCAGAGTTCCCCCGCTGAGCCCCCACAG acagcgGAGTTAATCCGAGCTCTGCAAGAGCTGGAGAATGCAGCCTCTGGCGATTCAGTGCTGCGTCAGCGaatctcctctcttcctgctgAGGTGCAGGACACGTCACTACTTCACAGGATCACAG GAGTACAAACGCAAACTGGCGAGGGTGACCCAGGTCCGGAAGGAGCTGCGTTCCCGTTTGAACAATCTTCCAGGAGGACGCTACAACTCTTCAAACTGACGTTTCGCCACCTGACCAGATACCTAAACCCTCCTGctactgaaacatctcaacctGTCTCTTTAGATATTTGA
- the LOC137199045 gene encoding regulation of nuclear pre-mRNA domain-containing protein 1A-like isoform X1 — protein sequence MSAFSEAALEKKLSELSNSQQSVQTLSLWLIHHRKHSKSIVNVWFSELRKAQVSRKLTFLYLANDVIQNSKRKGPEFTQDFAPVIVDAFKHVYREGEEGCKKQLGRVLSIWQERTVYENNLLDQLSQVLYGEKKAKKRSYEETQPDDEDFASQSSPAEPPQTAELIRALQELENAASGDSVLRQRISSLPAEVQDTSLLHRITDKESGERLSRLVEEACMLLADYSGRLAAEIDDRRQLTRTLTVFLQSQKDGLAQNEQKLEVRESLFFFQLPFVYLCVLSTSPLCHNDSFLVFICLHDCMLTL from the exons ATGTCAGCTTTCTCTGAGGCAGCTTTAGAAAAGAAACTATCCGAGCTTAGCAACTCTCAGCAAAGTGTGCAGACGTTGTCGTTGTGGCTCATTCATCATAGAAAACACTCGAAGAGTATTGTCAATGTTTGGTTCAGCGAACTGAGAAAAG CTCAGGTGTCACGCAAGCTGACCTTCCTGTACTTGGCCAATGACGTCATTCAGAACAGCAAGAGGAAAGGACCAGAATTCACCCAGGACTTTGCACCAGTCATCGTCGATGCATTCAAACATGTGTACAG AGAGGGCGAGGAGGGCTGTAAGAAACAGCTGGGTCGGGTTTTGTCCATCTGGCAGGAGAGAACTGTGTACGAGAACAACCTGCTGGATCAGCTCTCACAAGTCCTAT atggagaaaaaaaggcTAAGAAGAGGTCATATGAGGAGACCCAACCAGATGACGAGGACTTTGCTTCTCAGAGTTCCCCCGCTGAGCCCCCACAG acagcgGAGTTAATCCGAGCTCTGCAAGAGCTGGAGAATGCAGCCTCTGGCGATTCAGTGCTGCGTCAGCGaatctcctctcttcctgctgAGGTGCAGGACACGTCACTACTTCACAGGATCACAG ATAAGGAGTCAGGGGAGCGGCTTTCCCGCCTGGTGGAGGAGGCCTGCATGCTGCTAGCAGACTACAGTGGCCGCTTGGCGGCAGAAATAGATGATAGGAGGCAGCTCACGCGCACACTAACGGTCTTCCTGCAAAGCCAGAAGGACGGCTTGGCCCAGAACGAGCAGAAACTTGAAGTGCGTGAAtcacttttcttctttcaattaccatttgtgtatctgtgtgtcttgTCTACCTCACCTTTGTGCCATAATGATTCATTCTTGGTGTTCATCTGTCTACATGACTGCATGCTCACACTTTGA